One Chaetodon trifascialis isolate fChaTrf1 chromosome 13, fChaTrf1.hap1, whole genome shotgun sequence DNA segment encodes these proteins:
- the pax2a gene encoding paired box protein Pax-2a isoform X1 yields the protein MDIHCKADPFSAMHRHGGVNQLGGVFVNGRPLPDVVRQRIVELAHQGVRPCDISRQLRVSHGCVSKILGRYYETGSIKPGVIGGSKPKVATPKVVDKIAEYKRQNPTMFAWEIRDRLLAEGVCDNDTVPSVSSINRIIRTKVQQPFHPSPDGSVTPLSTPGHTIVPSTASPPVTSASNDPVGSYSINGILGIPRSNGEKRKRDDVLWSGNHLDGRKIGHYGSDGSGPGSDSQGSVESLRKHLRADAFTQQQLEALDRVFERPSYPDVFPTSEHIKPEQANEYSLPSLNTGLEDVKPSLSTSASSDLASSVSQSYSVVTGRDMASTTLPGYPPHVPPTGQGSYPTSTLAGMVPGGDFSGNPYSHPQYTTYNEAWRFSNPALLSSPYYYSAASRGSAPPTAATAYDRH from the exons GGCACGGCGGTGTGAACCAGCTCGGCGGGGTGTTTGTGAACGGCAGACCCCTCCCGGACGTGGTGAGGCAGCGGATCGTGGAGCTGGCCCACCAGGGCGTCCGGCCCTGCGACATCTCCAGACAGCTACGGGTCAGTCACGGCTGTGTCAGCAAAATCCTCGGCAG GTACTATGAAACCGGCAGTATTAAACCCGGAGTCATTGGTGGCTCCAAACCAAAGGTCGCAACTCCGAAAGTGGTGGATAAAATCGCTGAATATAAGCGCCAGAATCCAACCATGTTCGCTTGGGAGATACGAGACCGACTACTGGCTGAGGGCGTCTGCGACAACGACACTGTCCCCAGCGTTTCATCCATCAACAG GATTATCCGCACCAAAGTCCAGCAGCCATTCCACCCGTCCCCTGACGGATCTGTTACGCCGCTCTCCACGCCCGGTCACACCATAG TGCCCAGCACAGCCTCGCCCCCTGTGACCAGCGCCTCCAACGATCCCGTAGGATCCTACTCCATCAACGGCATTCTGGGTATCCCCCGCTCCAACGGCGAGAAGAGGAAACGAGACGATG tTCTCTGGAGTGGCAACCACTTGGATGGAAGGAAAATAGGACATT ATGGCTCTGATGGCTCAGGCCCCGGCAGCGACTCTCAGGGCAGTGTGGAGAGTTTAAGGAAGCACCTGCGAGCAGACGCCTTcacccagcagcagctggaggcccTGGACCGTGTGTTTGAACGTCCTTCTTACCCTGATGTCTTCCCAACTTCAGAACACATCAAACCTGAACAG GCTAACGAGTACTCACTCCCATCCCTGAACACTGGCCTGGAAGACGTGAAGCCGAGCCTCTCCACCAGCGCCAGCTCCGACCTCGCCTCCAGTGTCTCCCAGAGCTACTCTGTTGTGACAG GGCGAGACATGGCCAGCACCACCTTACCTGGCTACCCGCCTCATGTCCCCCCCACAGGACAAGGCAGCTACCCCACCTCCACACTCGCTGGAATGGTTCCTG GAGGGGACTTTTCTGGAAACCCCTACTCTCATCCACAGTACACCACTTACAACGAAGCATGGCGGTTCAGCAATCCAGCATTACTAA GTTCCCCTTATTATTATAGTGCCGCATCCCGTGGCTCCGCACCtcccactgctgccactgcctaCGACCGCCACTAG
- the pax2a gene encoding paired box protein Pax-2a isoform X2, whose product MDIHCKADPFSAMHRHGGVNQLGGVFVNGRPLPDVVRQRIVELAHQGVRPCDISRQLRVSHGCVSKILGRYYETGSIKPGVIGGSKPKVATPKVVDKIAEYKRQNPTMFAWEIRDRLLAEGVCDNDTVPSVSSINRIIRTKVQQPFHPSPDGSVTPLSTPGHTIVPSTASPPVTSASNDPVGSYSINGILGIPRSNGEKRKRDDDGSDGSGPGSDSQGSVESLRKHLRADAFTQQQLEALDRVFERPSYPDVFPTSEHIKPEQANEYSLPSLNTGLEDVKPSLSTSASSDLASSVSQSYSVVTGRDMASTTLPGYPPHVPPTGQGSYPTSTLAGMVPGGDFSGNPYSHPQYTTYNEAWRFSNPALLSSPYYYSAASRGSAPPTAATAYDRH is encoded by the exons GGCACGGCGGTGTGAACCAGCTCGGCGGGGTGTTTGTGAACGGCAGACCCCTCCCGGACGTGGTGAGGCAGCGGATCGTGGAGCTGGCCCACCAGGGCGTCCGGCCCTGCGACATCTCCAGACAGCTACGGGTCAGTCACGGCTGTGTCAGCAAAATCCTCGGCAG GTACTATGAAACCGGCAGTATTAAACCCGGAGTCATTGGTGGCTCCAAACCAAAGGTCGCAACTCCGAAAGTGGTGGATAAAATCGCTGAATATAAGCGCCAGAATCCAACCATGTTCGCTTGGGAGATACGAGACCGACTACTGGCTGAGGGCGTCTGCGACAACGACACTGTCCCCAGCGTTTCATCCATCAACAG GATTATCCGCACCAAAGTCCAGCAGCCATTCCACCCGTCCCCTGACGGATCTGTTACGCCGCTCTCCACGCCCGGTCACACCATAG TGCCCAGCACAGCCTCGCCCCCTGTGACCAGCGCCTCCAACGATCCCGTAGGATCCTACTCCATCAACGGCATTCTGGGTATCCCCCGCTCCAACGGCGAGAAGAGGAAACGAGACGATG ATGGCTCTGATGGCTCAGGCCCCGGCAGCGACTCTCAGGGCAGTGTGGAGAGTTTAAGGAAGCACCTGCGAGCAGACGCCTTcacccagcagcagctggaggcccTGGACCGTGTGTTTGAACGTCCTTCTTACCCTGATGTCTTCCCAACTTCAGAACACATCAAACCTGAACAG GCTAACGAGTACTCACTCCCATCCCTGAACACTGGCCTGGAAGACGTGAAGCCGAGCCTCTCCACCAGCGCCAGCTCCGACCTCGCCTCCAGTGTCTCCCAGAGCTACTCTGTTGTGACAG GGCGAGACATGGCCAGCACCACCTTACCTGGCTACCCGCCTCATGTCCCCCCCACAGGACAAGGCAGCTACCCCACCTCCACACTCGCTGGAATGGTTCCTG GAGGGGACTTTTCTGGAAACCCCTACTCTCATCCACAGTACACCACTTACAACGAAGCATGGCGGTTCAGCAATCCAGCATTACTAA GTTCCCCTTATTATTATAGTGCCGCATCCCGTGGCTCCGCACCtcccactgctgccactgcctaCGACCGCCACTAG
- the pax2a gene encoding paired box protein Pax-2a isoform X3: MDIHCKADPFSAMHRHGGVNQLGGVFVNGRPLPDVVRQRIVELAHQGVRPCDISRQLRVSHGCVSKILGRYYETGSIKPGVIGGSKPKVATPKVVDKIAEYKRQNPTMFAWEIRDRLLAEGVCDNDTVPSVSSINRIIRTKVQQPFHPSPDGSVTPLSTPGHTIVPSTASPPVTSASNDPVGSYSINGILGIPRSNGEKRKRDDDGSDGSGPGSDSQGSVESLRKHLRADAFTQQQLEALDRVFERPSYPDVFPTSEHIKPEQANEYSLPSLNTGLEDVKPSLSTSASSDLASSVSQSYSVVTGRDMASTTLPGYPPHVPPTGQGSYPTSTLAGMVPGGDFSGNPYSHPQYTTYNEAWRFSNPALLMPHPVAPHLPLLPLPTTATSYHGDQLKLQGQGFGLHIVPV, translated from the exons GGCACGGCGGTGTGAACCAGCTCGGCGGGGTGTTTGTGAACGGCAGACCCCTCCCGGACGTGGTGAGGCAGCGGATCGTGGAGCTGGCCCACCAGGGCGTCCGGCCCTGCGACATCTCCAGACAGCTACGGGTCAGTCACGGCTGTGTCAGCAAAATCCTCGGCAG GTACTATGAAACCGGCAGTATTAAACCCGGAGTCATTGGTGGCTCCAAACCAAAGGTCGCAACTCCGAAAGTGGTGGATAAAATCGCTGAATATAAGCGCCAGAATCCAACCATGTTCGCTTGGGAGATACGAGACCGACTACTGGCTGAGGGCGTCTGCGACAACGACACTGTCCCCAGCGTTTCATCCATCAACAG GATTATCCGCACCAAAGTCCAGCAGCCATTCCACCCGTCCCCTGACGGATCTGTTACGCCGCTCTCCACGCCCGGTCACACCATAG TGCCCAGCACAGCCTCGCCCCCTGTGACCAGCGCCTCCAACGATCCCGTAGGATCCTACTCCATCAACGGCATTCTGGGTATCCCCCGCTCCAACGGCGAGAAGAGGAAACGAGACGATG ATGGCTCTGATGGCTCAGGCCCCGGCAGCGACTCTCAGGGCAGTGTGGAGAGTTTAAGGAAGCACCTGCGAGCAGACGCCTTcacccagcagcagctggaggcccTGGACCGTGTGTTTGAACGTCCTTCTTACCCTGATGTCTTCCCAACTTCAGAACACATCAAACCTGAACAG GCTAACGAGTACTCACTCCCATCCCTGAACACTGGCCTGGAAGACGTGAAGCCGAGCCTCTCCACCAGCGCCAGCTCCGACCTCGCCTCCAGTGTCTCCCAGAGCTACTCTGTTGTGACAG GGCGAGACATGGCCAGCACCACCTTACCTGGCTACCCGCCTCATGTCCCCCCCACAGGACAAGGCAGCTACCCCACCTCCACACTCGCTGGAATGGTTCCTG GAGGGGACTTTTCTGGAAACCCCTACTCTCATCCACAGTACACCACTTACAACGAAGCATGGCGGTTCAGCAATCCAGCATTACTAA TGCCGCATCCCGTGGCTCCGCACCtcccactgctgccactgcctaCGACCGCCACTAGTTACCATGGAGACCAGCTCAAACTGCAGGGCCAGGGTTTCGGCCTCCATATTGTCCCCgtctga